Part of the Pedobacter roseus genome is shown below.
TAGCCACCGAAACCATGGTACCGAATATGTGGGCCATTTATAACGATCCGAAAATCAGTCATGCTTTTGAAAATTTCAAAATTGCCGCAGGTTTAGATACAGGTTCACACTCCGGACCATCTTTTCATGATGGCGATTATTATAAAACTTTGGAGGCCGTGGCCGTTTTATATGCTTCTACGAAAAATCCAAAGCTGAACGAAATGATGGATAATGCTATTGCCATAATCGGTAAATCGCAACGCGAAGATGGCTACATTTATACCAAAGCAATGATCGAGCAGCGCAAAACAGGCTCTAAAAACCAGTTTCAAGATCGTTTGAGCTTCGAATCGTACAATATTGGCCATTTAATGACGGCAGGCTGCATCCATTACCGTGCAACAGGAAAAATGATACTGCTCAACATTGCTAAAAAGGCAACCGATTATTTATATAATTTCTATAAATCGGCATCACCAACTTTGGCAAGAAATGCAATATGTCCTTCACATTACATGGGCGTGGTAGAAATGTACCGTACAACTAAAGACCCACGTTATTTAGAACTGGCGCAGCATTTAATTGCGATTAAAGGAAAAATTGATGATGGTACAGATGACAACCAGGACCGAATCCCTTTTTTGCAGCAAACCAAAGCCATGGGCCATGCCGTACGTGCAAACTACCTTTATGCTGGCGTCGCTGATTTATATGCCGAAACGGGCAAAGATTCGTTATTAAATACCCTTAACTTAATGTGGGATGATGTCAATCAGCACAAAATGTACATCACGGGTGGTTGTGGTTCACTTTATGATGGAACATCGCCCGATGGCACATCCTATAATCCGGCCGATGTGCAGAAAATTCACCAGGCTTTTGGTCGTGATTTTCAATTGCCAAATTTTACCGCACATAACGAAACCTGCGCCAACATCGGCAACGTACTTTGGAACTGGCGCATGTTGCAGATTACAAGTGATGCAAAATATGCCGATGTGATGGAACTGGCTTTGCACAACAGCGTTTTGTCTGGAATTAGTTTGGATGGGAAAAACTTTTTATACACCAATCCTTTGGCTCAATCAGACGACTTACCTTTTAAGCAACGCTGGTCGAAAGATAGGTTGCCCTATATCGCATTATCCAATTGCTGCCCGCCAAACGTGGTCAGGACGATAGCTGAAGTGAGTGATTATGCTTACAGCTGTTCAGATAAAGGTCTCTGGTTTAATTTATATGGTGGCAATAACTTAAGTACTACATTAACTAATGGTCAGAAAATTTCTTTATCCCAGGAAACCAATTATCCCTGGGATGGGAAGATCAAAATCACTATAAAAGAAATAGCAAACAAAGCTTATTCATTATTTCTGAGAATCCCGTCATGGACGCATGATGCACAGATCACCATTAATGGAAAAACTGAAAATATTAAAGCCATTTCCGGAACTTATGCAGAAATCAGCCGCGTTTGGAAAAAGGGCGATGTGGTGGAACTAAATCTCCCAATGGAGGCTACTTTGATCGAAGCTAATCCACTGGTCGAAGAAAACAGAAATCAGGTAGCGGTAAAACGCGGACCAATTGTTTACTGTTTAGAATCGACAGATTTACCTGGTAAAAGTATTTTTAACGCCTTTATTCCGGCTTCGACCAAATTTGAGGCTAAACCGATTAATATTGATGGCGCTGTTATGATGAGTTTAGTAGGAAATGCAAAAATGGTTGAGCCAAACAACTGGAAAAATGTGTTGTACAGGCCAATTGAAGATAAAAATACAACAACAGCAATTAAACTGGTACCATACTTTGCCTGGGGAAACCGTGGTCATTCAGAAATGTCGGTATGGTTGCCTGTAAGTAGATGATATAATAAGGGGCATCATTCCCAACCCGATAGCTATCGGGTTGATTGGGAATCCTAATGACTTGGTAGGGGCTGTAGGTTGCATTAAGATTAGCTTCGCTGAGCACTGCGTGGTTTCTGTCTGCGCGGGAATGACGATCATTTTATAAAGAAATAAAGAAAAAACTAATGAAATTAAAACTCATCATATTCTTAAATCTCGCATGTTGCCTTGTTGCATCAGCCACCGTTAAACCTGCATCGATTTTTACCGATCACATGGTGTTACAGCAACAAAGCAATGTTGCAATATGGGGCTGGGCCAAACCTTCTACCAAAGTAAAAATCAACACCTCCTGGAACAAACAGAACTACACGATTACTTCTGATCGGAATGGTAAATGGAAGATAAAAGTTGCTACTCCGTCAGCTGGTGGCCCATACAATATTGAATTAAACGATGGTGAAAAACTTGTCCTGACCGACATTTTAATTGGCGAAGTTTGGTTTTGTGGTGGCCAGTCGAACATGGAAATGCCCATGAAAGGCTTTAAAAGTCAGCCGATAATTGGCTCCAACGAAGCAATTTTAAAATCTACTAATAAAAATATCAGACTTTATACTGTTCCGCGTTCCTCCATCACCGAACGACAAGAAAACAGCAAACCTTCAAAATGGAAATTAGCTGCGCCTGAAACCGTTTCCAATTTCAGTGCCACTGCCTATTATTTTGGCTCTCTATTAAGCGAAATGTTAAATGTTCCTATCGGGATCATCAACGATAGTTATGGAGGTTCTACCATTGAGGCCTGGATGTCGCCAGAGGATTTAAAAGCATTCCCTGAGATTAAAATCCCTTCAAAAACCGACACCATAAAAGAAGTAAGCAGAACACCCACAACTTTATATAACGGTATGCTTTATCCGGTAATCGGTTATGGCATCAAAGGCGCCATCTGGTATCAGGGCGAATCGAATTACGAACGTCCAGACCGCTACGAAGATTTATTCCCTGCAATGGTTGCATCCTGGAGAAAAAACTGGGATAATGGTGATTTTCCTTTCTATTATGCTCAAATCGCGCCCTACAACTATACCCAATTGCCACCTTATCATATTGGCGGGAAATTTAACTCGGCCTTTTTAAGAGATGCGCAACGTAAATCCCAAACTAAAATTCCAAATTCGGGGATGGCAGTTTTAATGGATATTGGCGAGGAAAAATCAATCCATCCCGCAAATAAAAAACAGGGTGGAATACGTTTAGCTTACCTGGCCTTGGCCCAAACTTACGGCATAAAAGGTTTTGGTGCATTAAGTCCAAACTATGACTCTTTCACGGTTGATAAAAATAAAGCGGTCATCAAGTTTCAAAATGCAGCAAATGGTCTAACTTCGTTTGGCAAAGATTTGGCCTTATTTGAAGTAGCAGGAGCAGACCATAAATTTTACCCCGCAAAAGCAACCATAACCGGAAGTAGCATCACCGTTTCAGCAGAGCAGGTTAAGGTACCGGTAGCTGTTCGTTATGCCTTTAAAGATTTTGTAACCGGCGATTTATTTGGGAACGATGGTTTACCTGTTTCCTCATTCCGCACTGATGATTGGGATAACTAATGATGATTTTAACCACAAAGACACAAAGCAATCTAAGTATTTTATTTAGGAACTTAAACGTTCTTATCTGTCTTATATGGTCAAAATTTTTGAACCGTGCCTCAGGTGTGCTTAGGTGCCTTAGATGGTCAAATAACATACACCAAAAAAGAATAACCACAAAGACACAAAGCGCACTAAGTATTTTATTTAAGAACTTAAATGTTCTTAAATTCCTTAAATGGTCAAAAAACCTTCAACTTTTCTTTGTGCTCTTCGTGTCTTCGTGGTCTATACAATCAAATGCCTTTTCACAAGAAAAATCCCCACCTAATGTGGTTTGGAATACCCAAAGTATTAATTCTTCAGAGTCGATGCCTGTAGGTGGTGGCGATATCGGCCTTAATCTCTGGGTAGAAAATGGTAATGTTTACCTCTACCTATCCAAAAGTGGTACCTTCGACGAGAATAATACTTTACTCAAATTAGGTCGTGTAAAACTCAAATTATCCCCGAACCCTTTCCAGGGAAAAACATTCAGGCAAGAACTGATTTTAAAAGATGGTTATGCTCAAATTTCAGGCGAAAACGGTAAATTAAATACTAAAATTAGTGTTTGGGCGGATGTTTTCAATCCTGTTATTCATTTAGACATTAAATCCAGTCAAAACATCACAACCGAAGCCAGTTATGAAAGCTGGCGCTTTGAAGACCGCATCACTAAAGGCAAAGAGAACAACCAAAATTCGTATAAATGGGCGCCTAAGGGTATTGTAAAAACCTTTGAAGATGAAATTGCATTTAAAAACAATACCGTTCAGTTTTTCCATCAAAATAAACCCGAAACGGTATTCGATATTACAGTAAAACAGCAAGGTCTTGATGACAGGAAAACCGAATTGTTCAATCCTTTAAAAAATCTGATTTTTGGCGGTAAAATACAAGGTGATAATTTGATTCAGGCGAGGAATTATGAAGGTGTTTATTTAAGTACACCTTTTAAAGCCTGGGTTTTGAAAAGTAAAAAGCCTTCAAATGCTACCAGTATTACCATTACATTAAATACTGGTACAGAAACCTCTGCAAAGCAATGGGAGCAAAGCTTAAATGTTATAAACAACAAAAATAGCCAGAAAGCAAGTATAAAATGGTGGAACGATTACTGGAAAAGAAGTTTCATTTATATTAATTCAAAAGATGAATCTGCTAATCAATCGGCTAAAAATTATCAGCTGTTCAGGTACATGTTGGGTTGCAATGCATTTGGCAAATATCCTACAAAATTCAACGGCGGTCTATTCACCTTCGATCCACAGCTTACAGATACCGCATTAAATTACACACCTGATTTCAGGAACTGGGGAGGCGGAACACATACCGCCCAAAACCAGCGTTTGGTTTATTGGCCGATGTTAAAAAGCGGCGATTTTGAAATGATGAAGGCCCAGTTCGATTTCTACCTGAATTTGTTAAAAAATGCTGAAATCAGAACGGAGTCTGCATGGGGACATAAGGGTGCCGGTTTTACAGAGCAATTAGAAAATTTCGGATTACCAAACCCTGCCGAATATGGCTGGAAACGACCTGCCGACTTTAACAAAGGTATGGAATACAATGCTTGGTTAGAGTATGAGTGGGATACTGTTTTAGAGTTCTGTATGATGATTTTGGAAACAGGAAGATATAATGGCAATCACATCGAAAAATATCTTCCATTGATTGAAAGTTCTTTAACATTTTTCAAAGAACACTATACCTATTTAGCCAAACAACGCGGGGCAAAAGCTTTAGATGCCGATGGACATTTGGTTTTGTACCCGGGCTCTGGTGCCGAAACCTATAAAATGGCCTACAACTCCACATCAACCATTGCAGCTTTAAAAACCGTTTTGGAAAGACTTCTGGAGCAGCCTAATTTATCTGAAAAACAAAAGACAGAATGGAGCGCAATGCTAAAAATCATTCCATCAATTAGTTTTAGGGTATTCGACGGCCACACAACAATTGCTCCGGCAAAGTTATGGGAGCGGATCAACAATACCGAAAGTCCGCAGTTGTATCCGGTATATCCCTGGGGAATTTACGGCATGGGAAAACCCGGTTTGGATACCGCTATCAATACTTTTAAATATGATACGGATGTATTGAAATTCCGCAGTTA
Proteins encoded:
- a CDS encoding aceric acid hydrolase encodes the protein MKALKNSVFITLCLISLCVQAQDKALVNTSNSPYAKLHSINMTDVTWTKGFWADRFKVATETMVPNMWAIYNDPKISHAFENFKIAAGLDTGSHSGPSFHDGDYYKTLEAVAVLYASTKNPKLNEMMDNAIAIIGKSQREDGYIYTKAMIEQRKTGSKNQFQDRLSFESYNIGHLMTAGCIHYRATGKMILLNIAKKATDYLYNFYKSASPTLARNAICPSHYMGVVEMYRTTKDPRYLELAQHLIAIKGKIDDGTDDNQDRIPFLQQTKAMGHAVRANYLYAGVADLYAETGKDSLLNTLNLMWDDVNQHKMYITGGCGSLYDGTSPDGTSYNPADVQKIHQAFGRDFQLPNFTAHNETCANIGNVLWNWRMLQITSDAKYADVMELALHNSVLSGISLDGKNFLYTNPLAQSDDLPFKQRWSKDRLPYIALSNCCPPNVVRTIAEVSDYAYSCSDKGLWFNLYGGNNLSTTLTNGQKISLSQETNYPWDGKIKITIKEIANKAYSLFLRIPSWTHDAQITINGKTENIKAISGTYAEISRVWKKGDVVELNLPMEATLIEANPLVEENRNQVAVKRGPIVYCLESTDLPGKSIFNAFIPASTKFEAKPINIDGAVMMSLVGNAKMVEPNNWKNVLYRPIEDKNTTTAIKLVPYFAWGNRGHSEMSVWLPVSR
- a CDS encoding sialate O-acetylesterase is translated as MKLKLIIFLNLACCLVASATVKPASIFTDHMVLQQQSNVAIWGWAKPSTKVKINTSWNKQNYTITSDRNGKWKIKVATPSAGGPYNIELNDGEKLVLTDILIGEVWFCGGQSNMEMPMKGFKSQPIIGSNEAILKSTNKNIRLYTVPRSSITERQENSKPSKWKLAAPETVSNFSATAYYFGSLLSEMLNVPIGIINDSYGGSTIEAWMSPEDLKAFPEIKIPSKTDTIKEVSRTPTTLYNGMLYPVIGYGIKGAIWYQGESNYERPDRYEDLFPAMVASWRKNWDNGDFPFYYAQIAPYNYTQLPPYHIGGKFNSAFLRDAQRKSQTKIPNSGMAVLMDIGEEKSIHPANKKQGGIRLAYLALAQTYGIKGFGALSPNYDSFTVDKNKAVIKFQNAANGLTSFGKDLALFEVAGADHKFYPAKATITGSSITVSAEQVKVPVAVRYAFKDFVTGDLFGNDGLPVSSFRTDDWDN
- a CDS encoding DUF5703 domain-containing protein — translated: MVWNTQSINSSESMPVGGGDIGLNLWVENGNVYLYLSKSGTFDENNTLLKLGRVKLKLSPNPFQGKTFRQELILKDGYAQISGENGKLNTKISVWADVFNPVIHLDIKSSQNITTEASYESWRFEDRITKGKENNQNSYKWAPKGIVKTFEDEIAFKNNTVQFFHQNKPETVFDITVKQQGLDDRKTELFNPLKNLIFGGKIQGDNLIQARNYEGVYLSTPFKAWVLKSKKPSNATSITITLNTGTETSAKQWEQSLNVINNKNSQKASIKWWNDYWKRSFIYINSKDESANQSAKNYQLFRYMLGCNAFGKYPTKFNGGLFTFDPQLTDTALNYTPDFRNWGGGTHTAQNQRLVYWPMLKSGDFEMMKAQFDFYLNLLKNAEIRTESAWGHKGAGFTEQLENFGLPNPAEYGWKRPADFNKGMEYNAWLEYEWDTVLEFCMMILETGRYNGNHIEKYLPLIESSLTFFKEHYTYLAKQRGAKALDADGHLVLYPGSGAETYKMAYNSTSTIAALKTVLERLLEQPNLSEKQKTEWSAMLKIIPSISFRVFDGHTTIAPAKLWERINNTESPQLYPVYPWGIYGMGKPGLDTAINTFKYDTDVLKFRSYVGWKQDNIFAARLGLTEDAAKLTTAKLKDSGRRFPAFWGPGFDWVPDHNWGGSGMIGLQEMLMQVDGKKIYLFPAWPKDWDVHFKLHAPYQTTVEGQLKNGKLVDLQVLPASRKADIKIMIE